A genome region from Rhodopseudomonas boonkerdii includes the following:
- a CDS encoding glutathione S-transferase family protein: MAAPDLILHHYSRSPFAEKVRITFGAKSLRWRSVEQPRMAPKPQLIPLTGGYRRIPVLQIGADIYCDTRLILAELERRFPDPSLYPLGARGRADMIAGWADQALFATSLGLVFGINGDRFPPELHADRATFTAGRFDGWDSEKMRPRVPSLRDQFRYHLAWIDQCLAEGGPFILGKQLSLADVAVYHPLWYARGNLGENEGLSDYPGVLTWMDRIAALGHGGAQTMTPDAALDVARAIEPEPVSDTASEWPIGMPLVVTPTDWGFDTVKGTCLAANRERVIIRREDPEIGVVAVHFPRIGFAVAVAVAAA, translated from the coding sequence GTGGCAGCGCCAGATCTCATTCTTCATCACTATTCGCGTTCGCCATTCGCCGAGAAAGTCCGGATCACATTCGGGGCGAAGAGCCTGCGCTGGCGCTCGGTGGAGCAGCCACGCATGGCTCCGAAGCCGCAGCTTATCCCGTTGACAGGCGGCTATCGGCGCATTCCCGTGCTGCAGATTGGCGCCGACATCTATTGTGATACGCGGCTGATCCTTGCCGAACTCGAGCGGCGCTTTCCCGATCCCTCATTGTATCCGCTTGGGGCACGCGGCCGTGCCGACATGATCGCTGGCTGGGCAGACCAGGCCTTGTTCGCGACATCGCTCGGTCTCGTCTTCGGCATCAATGGCGATCGTTTTCCGCCGGAACTGCACGCCGATCGCGCGACATTCACTGCCGGCAGGTTCGATGGCTGGGACAGCGAAAAGATGCGTCCACGCGTGCCATCGTTGCGCGATCAGTTTCGATACCATCTGGCATGGATTGATCAATGTCTTGCCGAGGGCGGTCCCTTCATTCTCGGCAAACAGCTTTCACTGGCCGATGTCGCCGTCTATCACCCGTTGTGGTATGCGCGTGGCAATCTCGGCGAGAACGAAGGCCTGTCCGATTATCCGGGCGTGCTGACATGGATGGATCGTATCGCTGCCCTCGGGCATGGCGGCGCTCAGACAATGACACCGGACGCAGCGCTCGATGTGGCTCGCGCCATCGAACCGGAGCCTGTGAGCGATACGGCATCAGAGTGGCCGATCGGGATGCCGCTGGTGGTGACGCCGACCGACTGGGGTTTCGATACCGTGAAAGGCACATGTCTCGCAGCAAATCGCGAGCGCGTGATCATCCGCCGCGAAGATCCGGAAATCGGAGTGGTCGCGGTTCATTTCCCACGCATCGGCTTCGCCGTGGCCGTGGCCGTGGCCGCGGCCTGA
- a CDS encoding MFS transporter, giving the protein MTAAETLSPAKPEAAEPRVSVALMAALLILTCGHVLSNMLRTTPALAIDVMAPDLGVTPQTLAALTSAYHFFFAMLQIPVGVALDRYSIRSVSLVLFAGTIVGAAIAAFSTGPLSFFVSQATIGMATSGMLMCPITLAAKRLTAAQFGLWSGIILSFGNSGLLLSASPLAYVVEHWGWRAGYWTAAAAAVIVAGLIAVIVPIVRPEGQQRALGVEMVSVLRLGLSRALRGIIILAFVSLAMQLVLRGLWAGPWLMTIKGLSRIEAGNVLLLFTIALVIAPVVSGIIDRKFGGRRVLLLGVHLVAAALLLIMASGAPGYPLARLLGVPLLPVAVDSVLLVTFGFLVAMQPLIYGMVRQAVAPENIGKALSASNLAFFLGTAVMQSITSPVAAYWGLPAVLIVMAVCLTTGALIFFALTRPSTLRAKP; this is encoded by the coding sequence ATGACTGCTGCCGAAACTCTGTCTCCCGCAAAGCCCGAAGCTGCCGAACCGCGCGTCAGCGTGGCGCTGATGGCTGCGCTGCTCATTCTCACTTGCGGGCACGTGCTGTCCAACATGCTGCGGACCACGCCGGCTCTGGCGATCGACGTGATGGCGCCCGATCTCGGCGTCACCCCGCAGACATTGGCGGCGTTGACCTCAGCCTATCATTTTTTCTTCGCCATGCTGCAGATCCCGGTCGGTGTTGCGCTGGATCGCTACAGCATTCGCTCAGTGTCGCTGGTGCTGTTCGCAGGCACGATCGTCGGTGCGGCGATCGCTGCCTTCTCGACCGGCCCGCTGTCCTTCTTCGTTTCGCAGGCCACGATCGGTATGGCGACGTCGGGGATGCTGATGTGCCCGATCACGCTCGCGGCCAAGCGGTTGACGGCGGCGCAGTTCGGCTTGTGGTCGGGTATCATCCTGTCCTTCGGGAATTCCGGCCTGCTGCTGTCCGCCAGCCCGCTGGCCTATGTCGTCGAGCACTGGGGCTGGCGTGCCGGTTACTGGACTGCGGCCGCCGCTGCCGTCATCGTGGCAGGTCTCATTGCCGTGATCGTGCCGATCGTGCGGCCGGAGGGACAGCAGCGGGCTCTCGGTGTTGAAATGGTTTCGGTGTTGCGTCTCGGTCTGTCGCGGGCACTGCGCGGCATCATCATCCTCGCTTTCGTATCGCTGGCAATGCAGCTTGTGCTGCGCGGGCTCTGGGCCGGGCCCTGGTTGATGACAATCAAGGGCCTGTCGCGCATCGAGGCCGGCAATGTGCTGCTGCTATTTACCATCGCGCTGGTGATCGCGCCGGTGGTATCGGGCATCATCGATCGCAAGTTCGGCGGCCGCCGCGTGCTGTTGCTCGGCGTGCATCTGGTTGCCGCCGCTCTGCTGCTGATCATGGCGTCCGGCGCACCCGGCTACCCGCTTGCGCGTCTGCTCGGTGTTCCGTTGCTGCCGGTGGCTGTCGATAGCGTGTTGCTGGTAACGTTCGGTTTCCTCGTTGCCATGCAGCCGCTCATCTATGGCATGGTCCGTCAAGCCGTTGCACCCGAGAACATCGGCAAGGCGTTGTCGGCCTCCAATCTGGCCTTCTTTCTTGGCACGGCAGTCATGCAGTCGATTACCAGTCCAGTCGCCGCCTATTGGGGACTGCCGGCGGTACTGATTGTCATGGCGGTATGTCTGACCACCGGCGCTTTAATCTTCTTCGCACTGACACGCCCGTCTACCTTGCGCGCGAAACCGTGA